The Sagittula stellata E-37 sequence ATTGCCTCGATGGGTCCGGCGGCGGCAGCGTGCGCCGCCGCCGGACATCGTCACGCGAAAGCCGTCAGCCGCCGCAGTTCTCGTTGACCGGCCACGGCTGGTTGGCCTCGGCGTATTCCGCCGCCGAAGAGGCGATCAGATCGGCATAGCCCTCGGTGTTGGGGACGAGGTGGTCCGAGGCCTTCACGAACTTCTCGCCGTCCCACTCCAGCATCCAGCCGCCGGACTTGCCGGTGTGGTCGCTGCAGGAGGTCTTGAACGGCGGCACCATTCCGGTCAGGCCCAGTTCGTCGATGCGCGCCTCGGTCATGTCGATGTTCTCCAGACCCCAGCGCAGTTGCGACGCGTCGATCTCGGCAGTGCCGTATTCTTCCTGCGCCTTGCGGATACCTTCCGCCAGAATGGCCGAGATGATGATGCCGCGGTTGTAGAACACGCCTTCCATCTCTTCCGGGTTCGACTTCGTCAGGCCGGCGTCGACCACGTACTTCTTGATGTCCGCGATGACCGGTGCCTCGGCGTTGGGGAACGACCACGAGATCGACTTGTAGCCCTTGCCGTCCTCGCCGACGATCTTGAGGTCGGCGTCATGCCCGGCCCACCACACGCCGATGAAGTTCTCCATCGGGAACTTGGTCTTCACCGCTTCGGTGATGGCACCGGCGTTCATCGCACCCCAGCCCCACATGATCACGTAGTCCGGGCGCTCGCGGCGGATCTGCAGCCACTGGGCCGACTGGTTCTGCATTTCCTTCAGACCGACCGGGATCGGCACCAGCTCGAAGCCCTTCTCCTCGGCCAGTTTTTCGAGCACCGGCAGCGGCTCCTTGCCGAACGGGTGGTCGAGGTGCAGGTGCACGATCTTCTTGCCCTCCAGCGACCCTTGGCTTTCGAGATACTGGATGATCATGTCGGCGCCGTCCCAGTACCCGGCGGGCGTGTTGAAGGCCCACTGGAAGGTCTCGCCATCCATCATCGGGCTGAAACCGTAGCCCGAGGCAAGGATCGGGATCTCGTCCACGTTGGTCTTCGGCAGCACCTGCAGGGTGATGCCGGTGGACCACGGCTGGGTCACGATGGCCTGCCCCTTGGTCTTCTCGTAACATTCGACGCCCTTTTCGGTGGAATAGCCGGTCTCGCATTCCTCGAAGTTGATCTTGGCGCCGCCGATGCCGCCGTCCCGCTCGTTGAGCATGGTCATGTAGTCGGCCTGCCCGTTCATCAGCGGAATGCCGGTCGCGGCAAAGGGGCCGGTCCGGTAGCTCAGGTTCGGGGTGTACAGTTCCTGCGCCATGGCAGCGCCTGCGGTGACACCCGCGACGACCGCGGCCACCGCCAGTTTCGTGAAGTGTTTCATTGGTTCTCCTCCCTGAAATCTTTCACTTCGTTTCTTTCGTCGTCCTTCGGTTCAGGCCTGGCCCGGACCCCGCGTAGGGTGCAGATCCTGCACCTTCGCCCCGTGTCGCCGGGCGCAGCCCCGGTCCCGCCGCGCCGCGTCAGTGCGGGAACGGCCAGAGGATCATCTTCTCCCGGATCAGCCGCCAAAGCTGCGCCAGCCCGTGCGGCTCCACGATCAGGAAGAACACGATCAGGCTCCCCACGATCATGATGTTGAGGTGCTCCACCAGCGCGCTGTCGATGGAAATCCCCAGCGCGTTCGGCAGCAGGTTCAGCACCACCGGCAGCCCGACGATCAGGATGGCGCCCAGGTAGTTGCCCATGATCGAGCCCAGCCCGCCGATGATCGCGATGAACAGGATGCGGAACGACAGCGGGATATCGAACAGGTTCGGCTCTGCCGCGCCGCGCCACATGAAAACGAACAGCGCCCCGGCCACGCCCACGATGTAGGACGAGATGGCAAAGGCCGTCAGCTTCGAGCGCATCAGGTTGATGCCGATCAGCTCGGCGGCGATGTCCATGTCCCGCGTCGCCTTCCACGTCCGCCCCAGCGTGCCGCGCGTCAGGTTGATGCAGAGCATCGTCAACAGGCAGACGATGAACAGCACCACGTAATACTGCACGATGCTGCTGGCCTGCGGGCCCGCCACGTACACCCCGAACATTTCGAGGTTCGGCACCTGTATGGCTCCGCTTGCGTTGTAGTTGTAAAGCCAGGCCCATTTCTCGAACAGCCAAACGAGGAAGAACTGCGCCGCCAGCGTTGCGATGGCCAGGTAGAACCCCTTGATGCGC is a genomic window containing:
- a CDS encoding ABC transporter substrate-binding protein, with the protein product MKHFTKLAVAAVVAGVTAGAAMAQELYTPNLSYRTGPFAATGIPLMNGQADYMTMLNERDGGIGGAKINFEECETGYSTEKGVECYEKTKGQAIVTQPWSTGITLQVLPKTNVDEIPILASGYGFSPMMDGETFQWAFNTPAGYWDGADMIIQYLESQGSLEGKKIVHLHLDHPFGKEPLPVLEKLAEEKGFELVPIPVGLKEMQNQSAQWLQIRRERPDYVIMWGWGAMNAGAITEAVKTKFPMENFIGVWWAGHDADLKIVGEDGKGYKSISWSFPNAEAPVIADIKKYVVDAGLTKSNPEEMEGVFYNRGIIISAILAEGIRKAQEEYGTAEIDASQLRWGLENIDMTEARIDELGLTGMVPPFKTSCSDHTGKSGGWMLEWDGEKFVKASDHLVPNTEGYADLIASSAAEYAEANQPWPVNENCGG
- a CDS encoding branched-chain amino acid ABC transporter permease, translating into MLYRTAGQFKTTYEADQALFPVRQDAILLGVILLCAWVIFPLTASEFAFQTLLIPVLIYSLAALGLNILTGYAGQLSLGTAAFMGVGAYACYKLITLMPWMNPIVAILLSGVFSAGVGVAFGIPSLRIKGFYLAIATLAAQFFLVWLFEKWAWLYNYNASGAIQVPNLEMFGVYVAGPQASSIVQYYVVLFIVCLLTMLCINLTRGTLGRTWKATRDMDIAAELIGINLMRSKLTAFAISSYIVGVAGALFVFMWRGAAEPNLFDIPLSFRILFIAIIGGLGSIMGNYLGAILIVGLPVVLNLLPNALGISIDSALVEHLNIMIVGSLIVFFLIVEPHGLAQLWRLIREKMILWPFPH